A genomic window from Massilia sp. METH4 includes:
- the proB gene encoding glutamate 5-kinase translates to MNSSATHSVIKKASRIIVKVGSSLVTNDGRGLDQAAIARWAAQISALRGLGKQVVLVSSGAIAEGMLRLGFEHRPTDVHELQACAAVGQMGLAQIYETSFRAHGIGTAQVLLTHADLADRERYLNARSTLTTLLSMGVVPIINENDTVVTDEIKFGDNDTLGALVANLIEADALIILTDQRGLFSADPRKDPAAFLITNAISGDPQLEAMAGGAGSSLGRGGMLTKILAAKRAAKSGAHTVIAFGREPDVLTRLAEGEAIGTELQAQTGHLTARKQWMADHLHTAGQVVIDAGAVEKLSREGKSLLPIGVLEVRGEFGRGAVITCISEKGVPIARGLTNYTSGEARRILRKPSAEIEGILGFVEGPELIHRDNLVLL, encoded by the coding sequence ATGAATTCCAGCGCCACACACTCCGTCATCAAGAAAGCCAGCCGCATTATCGTCAAGGTCGGCTCTTCGCTCGTTACCAACGATGGCCGCGGCCTCGACCAGGCGGCGATCGCCCGTTGGGCCGCCCAGATTTCCGCGCTGCGCGGCCTGGGCAAGCAGGTCGTGCTGGTCAGCTCCGGCGCGATTGCCGAAGGCATGCTGCGCCTGGGTTTCGAGCATCGCCCCACCGACGTGCATGAACTCCAGGCTTGCGCCGCCGTCGGCCAGATGGGCCTTGCGCAGATCTATGAAACGAGCTTCCGCGCGCACGGCATCGGCACGGCACAGGTGCTGCTCACGCATGCCGACCTGGCCGATCGCGAACGCTACCTGAACGCGCGCTCCACCCTCACGACCCTGCTGTCGATGGGCGTGGTCCCGATCATCAACGAGAACGACACGGTGGTCACCGATGAAATCAAGTTCGGCGACAACGACACGCTGGGCGCGCTCGTCGCCAACCTGATCGAAGCGGACGCGCTGATCATCCTGACCGACCAGCGCGGCCTGTTCTCGGCCGACCCGCGCAAGGACCCGGCGGCCTTCCTGATCACGAACGCCATCTCCGGCGATCCGCAACTGGAAGCGATGGCCGGCGGCGCCGGCTCGAGCCTGGGCCGCGGCGGCATGCTGACGAAAATCCTGGCCGCCAAGCGCGCCGCGAAATCCGGCGCGCACACCGTGATCGCCTTCGGCCGCGAGCCGGACGTGCTTACGCGCCTGGCCGAGGGCGAGGCGATCGGCACCGAACTGCAGGCGCAGACCGGCCACCTCACGGCCCGCAAGCAGTGGATGGCCGACCACCTGCACACGGCGGGCCAGGTCGTGATCGACGCGGGGGCGGTGGAGAAGCTGTCGCGCGAAGGCAAGTCGCTGCTGCCGATCGGCGTGCTCGAAGTGCGCGGCGAATTCGGCCGCGGCGCCGTCATCACCTGCATCAGCGAGAAGGGAGTGCCGATCGCCCGCGGGCTGACCAACTACACGAGCGGCGAAGCGCGGCGCATCCTGCGCAAGCCGTCAGCGGAGATCGAAGGCATCCTCGGGTTTGTCGAGGGGCCGGAGTTGATTCATCGGGATAACCTGGTGCTGCTGTAA
- the nth gene encoding endonuclease III: MNAAKRYEIFRRLREANPHPTTELEYTTPFELLIAVLLSAQATDVGVNKATRKLYPVANTPQAILDLGLEKLVTYIQTIGLFNTKAKNVMATCKILVEQYGGEVPRDREALEALPGVGRKTANVVLNTAFGEPTIAVDTHIFRVSNRTNIAPGKTVDIVEQKLLKFVPKEFLQDAHHWLILHGRYTCVARKPQCWNCMIVDLCEYKQKTPAPAVV, from the coding sequence ATGAACGCAGCCAAACGCTACGAAATCTTTCGCCGACTGCGCGAAGCCAATCCGCACCCCACCACCGAACTCGAATACACGACCCCGTTCGAATTGCTGATCGCCGTGCTGCTGTCGGCGCAGGCCACGGACGTGGGCGTGAACAAGGCCACCCGCAAACTCTACCCGGTGGCGAACACGCCGCAGGCGATCCTCGACCTGGGGCTGGAAAAGCTCGTTACGTACATCCAGACCATCGGCCTGTTCAACACCAAGGCCAAGAACGTGATGGCCACTTGCAAAATCCTGGTCGAGCAGTACGGCGGCGAAGTGCCGCGCGACCGCGAGGCGCTCGAAGCACTGCCCGGCGTGGGCCGCAAGACGGCCAACGTGGTACTCAATACCGCGTTCGGCGAGCCGACGATCGCCGTCGACACGCACATCTTCCGCGTGTCGAACCGTACCAATATCGCACCTGGCAAGACCGTCGATATCGTGGAACAGAAGCTGCTGAAGTTCGTGCCGAAGGAATTCCTGCAGGATGCGCACCACTGGCTGATCCTGCACGGGCGCTACACATGCGTGGCGCGCAAGCCGCAGTGCTGGAACTGCATGATCGTGGATTTGTGCGAGTACAAGCAGAAGACGCCGGCACCGGCGGTTGTGTGA
- the rsxB gene encoding electron transport complex subunit RsxB: MRLCRRAFCFHFAVTATLTEPKTLADRIENVLPQTQCTKCGYAGCRPYAEAIAAGEARINQCPPGGHEGIARLSAVTGYPVIPLNPENGLERPRALAYIDEALCIGCTLCIQACPVDAIMGAAKQMHTILPELCTGCDLCVKPCPVDCIVMYPVTETTGWDAWSQEAADAARSRHDFRIARLKREREENDARLAAKAQAKLEAVNNLAPENAAELAEKERKRAIIAAAMERARLKAEAAKAAAAAQSKDENTKPEQ, from the coding sequence ATGCGTCTTTGCCGCCGCGCCTTTTGCTTCCACTTCGCCGTGACCGCCACCTTGACCGAACCGAAAACCCTCGCCGACCGCATCGAAAATGTCTTGCCGCAAACGCAATGCACGAAATGCGGCTATGCCGGCTGCCGGCCCTATGCCGAGGCGATCGCGGCGGGCGAGGCGCGCATCAACCAGTGTCCGCCCGGCGGCCACGAGGGCATCGCGCGGCTGTCCGCCGTCACTGGCTACCCTGTCATTCCCTTGAATCCCGAGAACGGCCTGGAGCGCCCGCGCGCTCTCGCCTACATCGACGAGGCGCTGTGCATCGGCTGCACGTTGTGCATCCAGGCTTGCCCGGTCGACGCGATCATGGGCGCGGCCAAGCAGATGCACACGATCCTGCCCGAGCTGTGCACGGGTTGCGACCTGTGCGTGAAGCCCTGCCCCGTCGACTGCATCGTCATGTACCCGGTGACGGAAACCACCGGCTGGGATGCCTGGTCGCAGGAGGCCGCCGACGCGGCGCGCAGCCGCCATGATTTCCGCATCGCCCGCCTGAAGCGGGAACGGGAAGAAAACGATGCGCGGCTGGCCGCCAAGGCGCAGGCCAAGCTGGAAGCGGTGAACAACCTCGCGCCGGAGAATGCCGCGGAACTGGCCGAGAAGGAACGCAAGCGGGCGATCATCGCCGCCGCGATGGAGCGGGCACGCTTGAAGGCCGAGGCGGCCAAGGCGGCCGCGGCCGCCCAGAGCAAGGACGAGAACACCAAGCCCGAACAATGA
- a CDS encoding transporter substrate-binding domain-containing protein has protein sequence MSARRLLGRAFRRAFHRTLICALCWAVGSAPAHAQTPLTIRFAAEEWPPFVSDGLPDDGLSGALLRAVLDRLGYTARIDYFPWKRAMELGLHDSRYAGFLAVWRTPEREKLCHFSTPVGDTRIVLAYLKDKPVRATQLAELRGVRIGTVSGFSNGEAFDTLVRQGGLSVEEGVNDETNLRKLLARRYPAVLVERRVLRHLLTTRFKTEDRERIAVNERLFAGRTVHICFKRTQAGLVQQRAFNDAAKGVDFGAVEREYWKRIGEVGVAGD, from the coding sequence ATGAGCGCGCGCCGCCTGCTGGGCCGCGCGTTCCGTCGCGCATTTCACCGGACATTAATCTGCGCGCTGTGCTGGGCAGTCGGCAGTGCGCCGGCGCATGCGCAAACGCCGCTAACGATCCGTTTCGCCGCGGAGGAGTGGCCGCCGTTCGTCAGCGATGGGCTGCCCGACGATGGCCTGTCCGGCGCCCTGCTGCGCGCCGTGCTCGACCGCCTCGGCTATACCGCCCGCATCGATTATTTCCCGTGGAAGCGCGCGATGGAACTGGGCTTGCACGACAGTCGCTATGCCGGCTTCCTGGCCGTCTGGCGCACGCCCGAGCGGGAAAAACTGTGCCATTTTTCGACACCGGTCGGCGACACGCGCATCGTGCTGGCCTATCTGAAGGACAAGCCCGTGCGCGCCACGCAACTGGCCGAGTTGCGCGGCGTGCGCATCGGCACCGTGTCCGGTTTTTCGAACGGCGAGGCGTTCGACACGCTGGTGCGGCAGGGCGGGCTCAGCGTGGAAGAGGGCGTCAACGACGAGACCAACCTGCGCAAGCTGCTGGCCCGGCGTTATCCGGCGGTCCTGGTGGAGCGGCGCGTGCTGCGGCACCTGCTGACGACCCGGTTCAAGACGGAGGACCGCGAGCGCATCGCCGTCAACGAAAGGCTGTTCGCCGGTCGCACGGTGCACATCTGCTTCAAGCGCACACAGGCCGGACTGGTGCAGCAGCGGGCGTTCAATGACGCGGCCAAGGGGGTGGATTTCGGGGCGGTGGAGCGGGAGTACTGGAAAAGGATCGGCGAGGTGGGGGTAGCAGGGGATTGA
- the phaZ gene encoding polyhydroxyalkanoate depolymerase, producing MLYQLHEMQRTFLNPLMQWAEASSKLFSNPVSPLAHTPFSQRIAAGYELLYRLGKDYEKPAFGIDTTTVDGKPVSIIEHATVTKPFCRLIHFRKDVREPLKQPTVLLVAPLSGHHSTLLRDTVRGLLPEHDVYITDWTDARMVPLSEGPFHLDDYIFYVQDFIRHLGPDVHVISVCQPTVPVLAAISLMATNNDPKLPKTMTMMGGPIDPRKSPTAVNNLATEKPFSWFENTVIYPVPPNYPGFGRKVYPGFLQHAGFIAMNPGRHAQSHREFYMHLVRGDDESAESHRKFYDEYNAVLDMPAEYYLDTIKTVFQEHRLPNGTWEVGGQLVRPQDIKTVALLTVEGELDDISGAGQTQAAHDLCSGIPADMQEDYVVPQAGHYGIFSGRRWRELVCPKITSFIRQHS from the coding sequence ATGCTTTACCAACTCCACGAGATGCAACGGACCTTCCTGAACCCGCTCATGCAGTGGGCCGAAGCGTCCTCGAAACTGTTCAGCAACCCGGTATCGCCATTGGCGCACACGCCGTTCTCGCAGCGGATCGCCGCCGGGTACGAGCTGCTGTACCGCCTGGGCAAGGATTATGAAAAGCCGGCCTTCGGCATCGACACCACCACCGTCGACGGCAAGCCGGTATCGATCATCGAGCACGCGACAGTCACGAAACCGTTCTGCCGCCTGATCCATTTCCGCAAGGACGTGCGCGAACCGCTGAAGCAGCCTACCGTGCTGCTGGTGGCGCCGCTTTCCGGGCACCATTCCACGCTGCTGCGCGATACCGTGCGCGGCCTGTTGCCGGAACACGACGTCTACATCACCGACTGGACCGATGCGCGCATGGTGCCGCTGTCCGAAGGCCCGTTCCATCTCGACGACTATATTTTCTACGTGCAAGATTTCATCCGCCACCTGGGGCCGGATGTGCACGTGATCTCCGTCTGCCAGCCGACGGTGCCGGTGCTGGCCGCGATCTCGCTGATGGCGACCAATAACGACCCGAAACTGCCGAAGACGATGACGATGATGGGCGGTCCGATCGATCCCCGCAAATCGCCGACGGCCGTCAACAACCTGGCCACCGAGAAGCCGTTCTCGTGGTTCGAGAACACCGTGATCTACCCGGTGCCGCCGAACTACCCGGGCTTCGGTCGCAAGGTCTACCCCGGTTTCCTGCAGCATGCCGGCTTCATCGCGATGAATCCGGGCCGCCACGCGCAATCGCACCGTGAGTTCTACATGCACCTGGTGCGCGGCGACGACGAGTCGGCGGAAAGCCACCGCAAGTTCTACGACGAATACAACGCCGTGCTGGACATGCCGGCCGAGTACTACCTGGACACGATCAAGACCGTGTTCCAGGAACACCGCCTGCCGAACGGCACGTGGGAAGTGGGCGGCCAGCTGGTGCGCCCGCAAGATATCAAGACCGTGGCGCTGCTGACGGTCGAGGGCGAGCTGGACGATATTTCCGGCGCCGGCCAGACGCAGGCCGCGCACGACCTGTGCAGCGGCATCCCGGCCGACATGCAGGAAGACTACGTGGTGCCGCAGGCCGGCCACTACGGCATCTTTTCCGGCCGCCGCTGGCGTGAACTGGTGTGCCCGAAGATCACCTCGTTCATCCGGCAGCATTCCTGA
- a CDS encoding NAD(P)/FAD-dependent oxidoreductase, with translation MNIVSTPPGGFHETDAVIIGAGPVGLFQVFELGLLEIKAHVIDSLAAVGGQCVELYPDKPIYDIPAIPSCTGQELTDGLLKQIEPFGPTFHLGQEVTVVQKREDGRFDVETSLGTKFITKTIFIAAGVGSFQPRTMKVDGIEQFEGSQVFYRVKDPSQFEGKNIVVCGGGDSALDWALNFVGKAESVVLLHRREDFRAAPASVAKMKQLCEDYEMQLIIGQVSGIEQKDGKLSELRVTGADGVTRRVPLDMLLVFYGLSPKLGPIAEWGLDIERKQLKVVSTEKFETNVPGIFAVGDINTYPGKKKLILSGFHEAALAAFGAAPYIFPDKKIHMQYTTTSPKLHKVLGVETPVFD, from the coding sequence ATGAATATCGTCAGCACCCCTCCCGGTGGCTTCCATGAAACGGATGCCGTCATCATCGGCGCCGGTCCGGTCGGCCTGTTCCAGGTCTTCGAACTCGGCCTGCTGGAAATCAAGGCCCACGTGATCGATTCGCTGGCTGCCGTGGGCGGCCAGTGCGTGGAACTGTATCCGGACAAGCCGATCTACGATATTCCCGCGATCCCCTCCTGCACTGGCCAGGAATTGACCGACGGCCTGCTCAAGCAGATCGAACCGTTCGGCCCCACGTTCCACCTGGGCCAGGAAGTGACCGTCGTGCAGAAGCGCGAAGACGGCCGCTTCGACGTGGAAACCAGCCTGGGCACGAAGTTCATCACGAAGACCATCTTCATCGCGGCCGGCGTGGGTTCGTTCCAGCCGCGCACGATGAAGGTCGACGGCATCGAACAGTTCGAAGGTTCGCAGGTGTTCTACCGCGTGAAGGATCCTTCGCAGTTCGAAGGCAAGAACATCGTCGTCTGTGGCGGCGGCGACTCGGCGCTGGATTGGGCGCTGAACTTCGTCGGCAAGGCCGAATCCGTGGTGCTGCTGCACCGCCGCGAGGACTTCCGTGCCGCCCCGGCTTCCGTGGCGAAGATGAAGCAGCTGTGCGAAGACTACGAGATGCAGCTGATCATCGGCCAGGTGTCGGGCATCGAGCAGAAGGATGGCAAGCTGTCCGAACTGCGCGTGACGGGCGCCGACGGCGTGACCCGCCGCGTGCCGCTGGACATGCTGCTGGTGTTCTATGGCCTGTCGCCGAAGCTGGGCCCGATCGCCGAGTGGGGCCTGGACATCGAGCGCAAGCAGCTGAAAGTGGTGTCCACCGAGAAATTCGAAACGAATGTGCCGGGCATCTTTGCCGTCGGCGACATCAACACCTATCCGGGCAAGAAAAAGCTGATCCTGTCGGGCTTCCACGAAGCCGCGCTGGCCGCCTTCGGCGCCGCGCCATACATCTTCCCGGACAAGAAGATCCACATGCAATACACCACCACGTCGCCGAAGCTGCACAAGGTGCTGGGCGTGGAAACGCCGGTCTTCGACTGA
- the fdxA gene encoding ferredoxin FdxA encodes MTHVVTESCIACRYTDCVDVCPVDCFREGPNFLAIDPDECIDCAVCVAECPVNAIFAEEDVPSDQQQYIKLNADLSRNWPSITKTKPALPEAEQFKDVKEKLHLLVR; translated from the coding sequence ATGACCCACGTTGTCACCGAATCTTGCATCGCCTGCCGGTATACGGACTGCGTCGATGTTTGCCCGGTAGATTGTTTCCGCGAAGGCCCGAATTTCCTGGCAATTGATCCCGACGAATGCATCGACTGCGCCGTGTGCGTGGCCGAGTGCCCGGTCAACGCCATTTTCGCGGAAGAAGATGTGCCGTCCGACCAGCAGCAGTACATCAAGCTCAATGCGGACCTTTCCCGCAACTGGCCTTCGATCACGAAGACCAAGCCAGCCCTGCCGGAAGCCGAGCAGTTCAAGGACGTCAAGGAAAAGCTCCACCTGCTGGTGCGCTAA
- a CDS encoding protealysin inhibitor emfourin yields MKIIATKSGGFAGLTQTHEVDTATSPAGQALEAELASSALFSTMRGAAEEPVGADIPRWTITLEGRDGERRSVSFAEDGSPASARWRPLLDRILAA; encoded by the coding sequence ATGAAAATCATCGCGACCAAAAGTGGCGGCTTCGCCGGCCTTACCCAGACCCATGAAGTCGACACGGCCACCAGCCCGGCCGGCCAGGCGCTGGAGGCGGAACTCGCCTCCAGCGCCTTGTTCAGCACCATGCGCGGCGCCGCCGAGGAACCGGTCGGCGCCGACATTCCCCGCTGGACCATCACGCTCGAAGGCCGCGACGGCGAACGGCGCAGCGTGAGTTTCGCCGAGGATGGCAGCCCGGCGAGCGCGCGCTGGCGGCCCTTGCTGGACCGTATCCTGGCCGCCTGA
- a CDS encoding putative Na+/H+ antiporter, with protein MTPSTIEIAGAVLFAAAIVHTFTAKVFERLAYRFPAHAGVWHLLGEVEVVFGFWALVLVGFMAAAAGRGEAVAYLDSRNFTEPMFVFVIMVIAATRPILQSTKAAVALLARALPLPGSMATYFIVLAVVPLLGSFITEPAAMTLAALILSERIFAGGISERLKYATLGVLFVNVSIGGTLTPYAAPPVLMVAAKWGWDLPFMLAHIGWKAALAVFVNAAGATLLFARELAAHRPAPGAPAAPVPLPLVLVHLAFLAGVVVFAHHPAAFMGLFLFFLGVAHAYERFQDRLILREGLLVAFFLAGLVVLGGQQQWWLQPVLMSMSSEAVFYGATALTAITDNAALTYLGSLVEGLTDEFKYALVTGAVAGGGLTVIANAPNPAGMSILKEHFALQTVAALPLFLAAALPTAVAVAAFRLL; from the coding sequence ATGACGCCCAGCACCATCGAGATCGCAGGCGCGGTCCTATTCGCCGCCGCCATCGTCCACACGTTCACGGCCAAGGTTTTCGAACGGCTGGCGTACCGCTTCCCCGCGCACGCGGGCGTCTGGCACCTGCTGGGCGAAGTGGAAGTGGTGTTCGGCTTCTGGGCGCTGGTACTGGTGGGCTTCATGGCCGCCGCGGCCGGGCGCGGCGAGGCGGTGGCCTACCTGGACAGCCGCAACTTCACCGAGCCCATGTTCGTCTTCGTGATCATGGTGATTGCCGCCACGCGGCCCATCCTGCAGAGCACGAAGGCCGCGGTGGCGCTGCTGGCGCGCGCGCTGCCGCTGCCCGGCAGCATGGCCACGTACTTCATCGTGCTGGCCGTGGTGCCGTTGCTGGGTTCGTTCATCACGGAACCGGCCGCGATGACGCTGGCCGCGCTGATTCTCTCGGAGCGCATCTTCGCGGGTGGCATTTCGGAACGGTTGAAATACGCCACCCTGGGCGTGTTGTTCGTCAACGTGTCGATCGGCGGCACGCTCACGCCCTATGCAGCGCCGCCCGTGCTGATGGTCGCGGCGAAATGGGGCTGGGACCTGCCATTCATGCTGGCCCACATCGGCTGGAAGGCGGCGCTGGCCGTCTTCGTGAATGCCGCCGGCGCCACCTTGCTGTTCGCCCGCGAACTGGCGGCGCACCGGCCCGCTCCGGGCGCCCCGGCCGCACCGGTACCGCTGCCCCTGGTGCTCGTCCACCTGGCGTTCCTGGCCGGCGTGGTGGTGTTCGCCCACCATCCGGCGGCATTCATGGGCCTGTTCCTGTTCTTCCTCGGCGTGGCCCATGCCTATGAACGCTTCCAGGACCGGCTGATCCTGCGCGAGGGCCTGCTGGTCGCATTCTTCCTGGCAGGGCTCGTCGTGCTCGGCGGCCAGCAGCAGTGGTGGCTGCAGCCGGTGTTGATGAGCATGAGCAGCGAAGCCGTGTTCTATGGCGCGACGGCGCTCACGGCGATCACCGACAATGCCGCGCTCACCTACCTGGGTTCGCTGGTGGAAGGGTTGACCGACGAGTTCAAGTACGCGCTGGTGACGGGCGCCGTGGCCGGTGGCGGGCTCACGGTGATCGCCAACGCGCCGAACCCGGCGGGCATGTCGATCCTGAAGGAACACTTCGCGCTGCAGACGGTGGCCGCGTTGCCCCTGTTCCTCGCGGCGGCCTTGCCCACCGCCGTGGCGGTCGCCGCCTTCCGCCTGCTGTAG
- a CDS encoding polyhydroxyalkanoic acid system family protein, whose product MINITQPHNLPPEAARAAAQQVADKLARELDLSCQWQGDVLRFGKSGVEGTLTLLDNQAHMQIKLGFLYGAFAPAIQSKVAEKMRKVFAPE is encoded by the coding sequence ATGATCAATATCACCCAACCCCACAACCTGCCGCCGGAAGCGGCGCGCGCCGCCGCCCAGCAGGTGGCGGACAAGCTCGCCCGCGAACTGGACCTTTCCTGCCAGTGGCAGGGCGACGTGCTGCGCTTCGGCAAGAGCGGCGTGGAAGGCACGCTCACGCTGCTGGACAACCAGGCGCACATGCAGATCAAGTTGGGATTCTTGTATGGCGCGTTCGCGCCGGCGATCCAGAGCAAGGTCGCCGAGAAGATGCGCAAGGTGTTTGCGCCGGAATGA
- a CDS encoding acyl-CoA-binding protein has product MSLQEQFDQAVADSKNLPERPDNMTLLKIYALFKQASAGDVTGERPGMTDFVNRAKYDAWAALQGTAQDDAKQQYIDLIEELKG; this is encoded by the coding sequence ATGAGCTTGCAAGAACAGTTCGACCAGGCGGTCGCCGATTCGAAGAACCTGCCGGAACGCCCGGACAATATGACCCTGCTGAAGATCTATGCCCTGTTCAAGCAGGCTTCCGCCGGCGATGTGACTGGCGAGCGCCCGGGCATGACCGATTTCGTCAACCGCGCCAAGTACGACGCCTGGGCTGCCCTGCAAGGCACCGCGCAGGATGACGCAAAGCAGCAGTACATCGACCTGATCGAGGAATTGAAAGGCTGA
- a CDS encoding HU family DNA-binding protein: protein MKKGELIAEFAKRTEMSGAAANDAVNTLIAIVTERLKKGDTVGITGFGTFSVAKRAARKGRNPATGEAIKIAASKTPKFSAGATLKAAVNPTKKK from the coding sequence ATGAAAAAAGGCGAACTGATTGCAGAATTTGCGAAGCGGACCGAAATGTCCGGTGCCGCCGCCAACGACGCAGTGAACACCCTGATTGCCATCGTTACCGAACGCCTGAAAAAGGGCGACACGGTCGGCATCACCGGCTTCGGCACCTTCTCGGTTGCCAAGCGCGCTGCTCGCAAAGGCCGCAATCCTGCAACCGGCGAAGCGATCAAGATCGCCGCGTCCAAGACGCCGAAATTCTCGGCCGGCGCGACGCTGAAGGCGGCAGTGAATCCGACCAAGAAGAAGTAA
- a CDS encoding FKBP-type peptidyl-prolyl cis-trans isomerase produces MSITTTPSGLQYDDVKVGDGAEAKAGQNVTVHYTGWLQNADGSKGAKFDSSKDRNDPFEFALGAGMVIRGWDEGVQGMKVGGTRQLIIPADLGYGARGAGGVIPPNATLIFDVELLGV; encoded by the coding sequence ATGTCCATCACCACCACTCCTTCCGGCCTGCAGTACGACGACGTCAAGGTCGGCGACGGTGCCGAGGCCAAAGCCGGCCAGAACGTCACCGTGCACTACACCGGCTGGCTGCAGAACGCCGACGGCAGCAAGGGCGCCAAGTTCGACTCCAGCAAGGACCGCAACGACCCGTTCGAATTCGCGCTCGGCGCCGGCATGGTCATCCGCGGCTGGGATGAAGGCGTGCAGGGCATGAAGGTCGGCGGCACCCGCCAGCTGATCATCCCGGCCGACCTGGGCTACGGCGCGCGCGGCGCGGGCGGCGTGATCCCGCCGAACGCCACGCTGATCTTCGACGTCGAACTGCTGGGCGTGTAA
- a CDS encoding cytochrome D1 domain-containing protein, which produces MFRSIRRLLATGLIGMLAVTEAAHANVVVVLNSRDATVQLLDQGSHKSLQTFPVGKEPHHLMATPDNKSLIVASSMGNELVFLDPKTGQVQRRIKDILDPYQIGFTPDQKYFVSTALRLDHVDLYRYNGRDFTLARRIPLPKLPSHVAFDAKSTTAFVTQQGSDQVSAIDLASGTVRWTLPVGKLPAGIAMTPDDRYLLVGIMGSDYVEVIDWRARKTVKRIKAGAGAHNFRAQGDGRYTYVSNRVANSINIIDQKTLENVGQINVPGGPDCMEITADGKTMWVTLRWIKKVAVIDLASRKVVKMIPVGRSPHGVFFANSSNRL; this is translated from the coding sequence ATGTTCCGCAGTATCCGCCGCCTCCTTGCAACCGGCCTGATCGGCATGCTGGCCGTCACGGAAGCCGCCCACGCGAATGTCGTGGTCGTGCTCAATTCGCGCGACGCCACCGTGCAGCTGCTCGACCAGGGTTCCCACAAGAGCCTGCAGACCTTCCCGGTCGGGAAGGAACCGCACCACCTGATGGCCACGCCGGACAACAAATCGCTGATCGTGGCCAGCTCGATGGGCAACGAGCTGGTGTTCCTCGACCCGAAGACGGGCCAGGTGCAGCGCCGCATCAAGGATATCCTCGACCCGTACCAGATCGGTTTCACGCCGGACCAGAAGTATTTCGTCTCGACAGCCCTGCGCCTGGACCACGTGGACCTGTACCGCTACAACGGCCGCGACTTCACGCTGGCCCGGCGCATCCCGCTGCCGAAGCTGCCGAGCCACGTGGCCTTCGATGCCAAGAGCACCACGGCCTTCGTGACGCAGCAGGGCAGCGACCAGGTCAGCGCGATCGACCTGGCCAGCGGCACCGTGCGCTGGACGCTCCCCGTCGGCAAGCTGCCGGCCGGCATCGCCATGACGCCGGACGACCGCTACCTGCTGGTCGGCATCATGGGCAGCGACTACGTGGAAGTGATCGACTGGCGCGCGCGCAAGACGGTCAAGCGCATCAAGGCCGGTGCCGGCGCGCACAACTTCCGCGCACAGGGCGACGGCCGGTACACCTATGTGTCGAACCGGGTGGCCAATTCGATCAACATCATCGACCAGAAGACGCTGGAGAACGTCGGCCAGATCAATGTGCCCGGCGGGCCCGATTGCATGGAAATCACGGCCGACGGCAAGACCATGTGGGTCACGCTGCGCTGGATCAAGAAGGTGGCCGTGATCGACCTGGCCAGCCGCAAGGTGGTCAAGATGATCCCGGTGGGCCGCTCGCCGCACGGCGTATTCTTCGCCAATTCCTCCAACCGCCTGTAG